The Mesorhizobium sp. M1D.F.Ca.ET.043.01.1.1 genome contains a region encoding:
- a CDS encoding UBP-type zinc finger domain-containing protein produces MDECRHTDGIKDVTPSALGCEECLKSGSWWVHLRLCRTCGHVGCCDDSPNRHATKHFHATSHPVIEGYDPPEGWGWCFIDEVFIDLGERTTPQNGPIPRFV; encoded by the coding sequence ATGGACGAATGCAGGCATACGGACGGCATCAAGGACGTGACGCCGAGCGCGCTCGGCTGCGAGGAATGCCTGAAGAGCGGATCGTGGTGGGTGCATCTCAGGCTCTGCCGCACCTGCGGCCATGTCGGCTGCTGCGACGACTCGCCCAACCGCCACGCCACCAAGCATTTCCACGCCACAAGCCACCCGGTCATCGAGGGCTACGATCCGCCGGAGGGCTGGGGCTGGTGCTTCATCGACGAGGTGTTCATCGACCTCGGCGAGCGGACGACGCCGCAGAACGGCCCGATCCCGCGCTTTGTATAG
- a CDS encoding cystathionine gamma-synthase: protein MTTTGKNRLAFSTRTIHGGQSHDPTTGAVMVPIYATSTYGQQSPGVHKGFEYARSQNPTRFAFERAVADLESGTKAFAFASGLAAIGTVLELLDAGAHIVATDDIYGGSFRLMERVRKRSAGLQVSFADFTDLAAVEAAIRPETKLLWVETPTNPLLRIVDLEGLASLAKSKGLLTVADNTFASPYIQRPLELGIDIVVHSTTKYLNGHSDMVGGVAVVGDNQDLADRLKFLQNAIGGISGPFDSFLALRGIKTLALRMERHSANGLKIAQWLEGRKDVRRVIYPGLASHPQHEIAKRQMHAFGGMISVDLDRDLAGTKRFLERTQLFTLAESLGGVESLIEHPALMTHGSIPAEKRGAIGISDSLVRLSAGIEDGDDLIADLEQALRG, encoded by the coding sequence ATGACGACGACTGGCAAGAACCGCCTGGCCTTTTCCACCCGCACCATCCATGGCGGCCAGAGCCACGACCCGACCACGGGCGCGGTGATGGTGCCGATCTACGCCACCTCCACCTACGGCCAGCAGTCGCCCGGCGTGCACAAGGGCTTTGAATACGCCCGCAGCCAGAACCCGACGCGCTTCGCCTTCGAGCGCGCCGTCGCCGATCTCGAGAGCGGCACGAAGGCCTTTGCCTTCGCCTCCGGCCTGGCGGCGATCGGAACGGTCCTGGAATTGCTCGATGCCGGCGCCCACATCGTCGCCACCGACGACATCTATGGCGGCTCGTTCCGGCTGATGGAGCGGGTACGCAAGCGCTCGGCGGGCTTGCAGGTCAGCTTCGCCGACTTCACCGACCTCGCCGCCGTCGAAGCCGCGATCCGCCCCGAGACGAAACTGCTCTGGGTCGAGACGCCGACCAACCCGCTGCTGCGCATCGTCGATCTCGAAGGCCTCGCTTCGCTCGCCAAAAGCAAGGGTCTGCTCACCGTCGCCGACAACACCTTTGCCAGCCCCTATATCCAGCGGCCGCTGGAGCTCGGCATCGACATCGTCGTCCATTCGACGACGAAATACCTGAATGGCCATTCCGACATGGTCGGCGGCGTGGCCGTGGTCGGCGACAACCAGGATTTGGCCGACCGGCTGAAATTCCTGCAGAATGCCATCGGTGGCATCTCCGGCCCGTTCGACAGTTTTCTCGCCCTGCGCGGCATCAAGACGCTGGCGCTTCGGATGGAGCGGCATTCGGCGAACGGCCTTAAGATCGCGCAATGGCTGGAAGGCCGGAAGGACGTGCGCCGCGTCATCTATCCCGGCCTTGCCAGCCACCCGCAGCACGAGATCGCCAAACGCCAGATGCACGCCTTCGGCGGCATGATCTCGGTCGATCTCGACCGCGACCTCGCCGGCACAAAGCGCTTCCTCGAACGCACCCAACTCTTCACGCTGGCCGAAAGTCTCGGCGGCGTCGAAAGCCTGATCGAGCATCCCGCACTGATGACGCACGGCTCGATCCCGGCGGAGAAGCGCGGCGCGATCGGCATTTCCGATTCGCTGGTACGGCTGTCGGCCGGCATCGAGGATGGCGATGATTTGATCGCGGATCTGGAGCAGGCTTTGCGGGGGTGA
- a CDS encoding GIY-YIG nuclease family protein codes for MTGYVYMTASQKGGTIYIGVTNDLARRMPEHKTGQGSSFTSRYGVQRLVWYEEYFDISDAIQHETSLKRWPRQWKVELIEKTNPEWFELFRGIGW; via the coding sequence ATGACAGGCTACGTCTACATGACCGCAAGCCAGAAAGGCGGCACGATCTACATCGGTGTCACCAATGACCTTGCGCGTCGCATGCCCGAGCACAAGACCGGCCAAGGCTCCAGCTTCACCAGCCGCTACGGGGTGCAGCGTTTGGTCTGGTACGAGGAGTATTTCGACATCTCCGATGCGATTCAGCATGAGACGTCATTGAAGCGCTGGCCACGCCAATGGAAGGTTGAATTGATCGAGAAGACCAATCCGGAATGGTTCGAGCTCTTTCGCGGAATTGGCTGGTAA
- a CDS encoding type 1 glutamine amidotransferase domain-containing protein encodes MSVRDPNPVNARKPKRVAIVIANPAVSTTTGWPVGFWWSELTHPWFAFTERGYQVEIFSPDGGKCEADALSDPRDPSGYSETDLISLGFISSPKLSAMVDNTRTVAEIDVEQFDAIVVAGGQSPMFTYERATDLQRTFVAFHEAGKVAAALCHGTAILRYARRADGSLLAAGKTVTGFANVEEDFADNATWAMGALERGKHLMPWRIEDELKAIGANYVQAGLWRGFAVRDGNLVTGQQNFSGAETARVVCEALGG; translated from the coding sequence ATGAGTGTGAGGGATCCCAATCCGGTCAATGCGCGAAAGCCGAAGCGCGTGGCGATCGTCATCGCCAATCCGGCCGTCTCGACCACGACCGGGTGGCCGGTGGGCTTCTGGTGGAGCGAGCTTACGCATCCCTGGTTCGCCTTCACCGAACGCGGCTATCAGGTGGAGATCTTTTCGCCTGACGGCGGCAAGTGCGAGGCCGATGCGCTGAGCGACCCGCGCGATCCGTCGGGCTATTCGGAGACCGACCTCATCTCGCTCGGCTTCATTTCGAGCCCGAAACTCTCGGCCATGGTCGACAACACGCGGACGGTGGCCGAGATCGATGTCGAGCAGTTTGACGCAATCGTCGTCGCCGGCGGCCAGTCGCCGATGTTCACCTACGAGCGCGCGACCGATTTGCAGCGGACATTCGTCGCCTTCCATGAAGCCGGCAAGGTGGCGGCCGCGCTCTGCCACGGCACCGCGATACTGCGCTATGCCAGGCGCGCCGACGGATCGCTGCTTGCCGCCGGCAAGACCGTCACCGGCTTTGCCAATGTCGAGGAGGACTTTGCCGACAACGCCACCTGGGCGATGGGCGCGCTCGAACGCGGCAAGCATCTGATGCCATGGCGGATCGAGGACGAGCTGAAGGCGATCGGCGCAAACTATGTCCAGGCCGGGCTGTGGCGCGGCTTTGCCGTGCGCGACGGCAACCTCGTCACCGGCCAGCAGAATTTCTCCGGTGCCGAGACCGCGCGGGTCGTCTGCGAAGCGCTTGGCGGCTGA
- a CDS encoding aspartate/glutamate racemase family protein, translating into MSVSAARLHSSGPVDPKPVDLGILPSELDGGLASRAAIGLAILATDQTLEHEFRALVRIPGVAFYEARLFNDNDITPDTLRAIGPRIAPTVDLILPSIPLDVVGFGCTSATMTLGEEAVFAEIRKARPGVACTTPVTGALAAFRALGARGIGLLTPYAPEINQGLVRYFTGRGLGIAAVATFDRRDDREAARISLDSIEAAAERMAAAPGVDAIFISCTSLRVAEAVAGLERRIGIPVTSSNHAMAWHCLRLAGIDDVVPAGGRLFALPAAG; encoded by the coding sequence ATGTCCGTCAGCGCAGCCCGCCTTCACTCTTCGGGACCAGTCGATCCCAAGCCGGTCGATCTGGGCATATTGCCATCCGAGCTCGATGGCGGGCTTGCCTCGCGCGCGGCGATCGGGCTGGCGATCCTCGCCACCGACCAGACGCTGGAGCACGAGTTCCGCGCGCTGGTGCGCATTCCGGGCGTCGCCTTCTACGAGGCCCGGCTCTTCAACGACAACGACATCACGCCGGACACGCTGCGCGCCATCGGCCCGCGGATCGCGCCGACCGTCGACCTGATCCTGCCCAGCATTCCGCTCGACGTCGTCGGCTTCGGCTGCACCTCGGCGACCATGACGCTCGGCGAGGAGGCCGTCTTCGCCGAGATCAGGAAGGCGCGGCCGGGTGTCGCCTGCACCACACCGGTCACCGGCGCGCTTGCCGCCTTCAGGGCGCTCGGTGCCAGGGGCATCGGGCTGCTGACACCCTATGCCCCCGAGATCAACCAGGGCCTTGTCCGCTATTTCACCGGGCGCGGCCTCGGCATCGCCGCCGTCGCCACCTTCGACCGCCGCGACGACCGCGAGGCGGCGCGCATCTCGCTGGATTCGATCGAAGCCGCGGCAGAGCGCATGGCGGCGGCGCCGGGTGTGGACGCGATCTTCATCTCCTGCACCAGCCTGCGCGTCGCCGAGGCGGTGGCCGGGCTGGAACGCAGGATCGGCATTCCCGTCACCTCCTCCAACCACGCCATGGCCTGGCACTGCCTGCGGCTCGCCGGCATCGACGACGTCGTGCCGGCCGGCGGCAGATTGTTTGCGCTGCCGGCCGCCGGTTAA
- a CDS encoding pyridoxal-phosphate dependent enzyme, producing the protein MSVHGKAAPEAAENNLARLRPPYASVLDLIGQTPVVELTKFDTGKCRLFVKLESQNPGGSIKDRIALSMIAAAEKAGQLKPGGTIVEATAGNTGLGLAQVGIPKGYRIILVVPDKMSREKIQHLRALGAEVRMTRSDVGKGHPEYYQDMAEKIAAELPGAFYANQFANPANPLAHETTTGPEILAQLDGDVDAVVVGVGSGGTLTGVGRFFAKHSPKTEMVLADPVGSVLAPLIKTGKMIEAGSWTVEGIGEDFVPPNADLSLVKKAYSITDKQSMLAVRDLLSKEGILAGSSSGTLLSAALRYCREQTSPKRVVTLVCDSGNKYLSKVFDDIWLAEQGLDEHEQHGDLRDLVMRSPRTGDIVTVGPGETLLNAYGRMRRSDVSQLPVLDDGKLVGIVDESDILAKVDGPYDGRWDRFNAPVRTAMTSSLHTLQASQTLDALLPVFDRNEVAIVFDGEEFIGLITRIDLINHLRRRAR; encoded by the coding sequence ATGAGCGTGCACGGGAAAGCGGCGCCGGAGGCCGCGGAAAATAATTTGGCGCGGTTGCGGCCGCCTTACGCCTCGGTGCTCGATCTGATCGGCCAGACGCCGGTCGTCGAGCTCACCAAATTCGACACCGGCAAGTGCCGGCTGTTCGTCAAGCTTGAAAGCCAGAACCCCGGCGGCTCGATCAAGGACCGCATCGCGCTGTCGATGATCGCGGCCGCCGAGAAGGCGGGCCAACTGAAGCCCGGCGGCACCATCGTCGAGGCCACCGCCGGCAACACCGGCCTCGGCCTTGCCCAGGTCGGCATCCCCAAGGGCTACCGCATCATCCTCGTCGTGCCCGACAAGATGTCGCGCGAGAAGATCCAGCATCTGCGCGCGCTCGGCGCCGAGGTGCGCATGACCCGCTCCGACGTCGGCAAGGGCCACCCGGAATATTACCAGGACATGGCCGAGAAGATCGCCGCCGAATTGCCCGGCGCCTTCTATGCCAACCAGTTCGCCAATCCGGCCAACCCGCTGGCGCATGAGACCACGACCGGTCCGGAGATCCTTGCCCAGCTCGACGGCGATGTCGACGCGGTGGTGGTCGGCGTCGGCTCCGGCGGCACCCTCACCGGTGTCGGCCGCTTTTTCGCAAAACATTCGCCGAAGACCGAGATGGTGCTTGCCGATCCGGTCGGCTCGGTGCTGGCGCCACTGATCAAGACCGGCAAGATGATAGAGGCCGGTAGCTGGACCGTCGAAGGCATCGGCGAGGATTTCGTGCCGCCCAACGCTGATCTCTCGCTGGTCAAGAAAGCCTATTCGATCACCGACAAGCAGAGCATGCTGGCGGTGCGCGACCTTCTGTCGAAGGAAGGCATCCTGGCCGGCTCGTCCTCCGGCACGCTTTTGTCGGCGGCGCTCCGCTATTGCCGCGAGCAGACATCGCCGAAACGTGTCGTCACGCTGGTCTGCGACAGCGGCAACAAATATCTGTCGAAGGTGTTCGACGACATCTGGCTGGCCGAGCAGGGCCTCGACGAGCATGAGCAGCATGGCGACCTGCGCGACCTTGTCATGCGCTCGCCGCGCACTGGTGACATCGTGACCGTCGGCCCCGGGGAAACCCTGCTCAACGCCTATGGCCGCATGCGCCGCTCCGATGTCTCGCAGCTGCCGGTTCTCGATGACGGCAAGCTGGTCGGCATCGTCGACGAGAGCGACATCCTGGCCAAGGTCGACGGTCCCTATGACGGCCGCTGGGACCGTTTCAACGCGCCGGTGCGCACGGCCATGACGTCCAGCCTGCACACGCTGCAGGCCAGCCAGACGCTCGACGCGCTGCTGCCGGTCTTCGACCGCAACGAGGTCGCCATCGTCTTCGATGGCGAGGAGTTCATCGGCCTGATAACCCGTATCGACCTGATCAACCATCTGAGGCGCCGCGCAAGATGA
- a CDS encoding 2,3-bisphosphoglycerate-dependent phosphoglycerate mutase has translation MSGTLVLVRHGQSEWNLKNLFTGWRDVGLTEQGTAEALAAGEKLKARGLKFDIAFTSALKRAQTTCQHILDVVGQSDLDTIRDQALNERDYGDLSGLNKDDARKKWGEEQVHIWRRSYDVAPPGGESLKDTGARVWPYYLHDVQPHVLRGETVLVAAHGNSLRALIMALDGKSGEEIVKLELGTGVPVIYKLNADSTVAKKEVLEG, from the coding sequence ATGTCGGGAACTCTCGTGCTCGTGCGCCACGGCCAGAGCGAATGGAACCTGAAGAACCTGTTCACCGGCTGGCGCGATGTCGGGCTGACCGAGCAGGGCACCGCGGAAGCGCTTGCCGCAGGCGAAAAACTCAAGGCGCGCGGCCTGAAGTTCGATATCGCCTTCACCTCGGCGCTGAAGCGGGCGCAGACGACTTGCCAGCACATCCTCGACGTGGTCGGCCAGAGCGACCTCGATACGATCCGCGACCAGGCGCTCAACGAGCGCGACTATGGCGACCTCTCCGGCCTCAACAAGGACGACGCGCGCAAGAAGTGGGGTGAGGAGCAGGTGCATATCTGGCGCCGCTCCTATGACGTCGCGCCGCCCGGCGGCGAGAGCCTGAAGGACACCGGCGCGCGCGTGTGGCCCTATTACCTGCACGACGTGCAGCCGCATGTGCTGCGCGGCGAGACGGTGCTGGTGGCCGCGCACGGCAATTCGCTGCGCGCGCTGATCATGGCGCTGGACGGCAAGTCGGGCGAGGAGATCGTCAAGCTCGAGCTCGGCACCGGCGTGCCGGTCATCTACAAGCTCAACGCCGATTCGACCGTGGCCAAGAAGGAAGTGCTGGAGGGGTGA
- a CDS encoding FAD-dependent oxidoreductase: MAPAVSPTIAARRDQMFPALADADIEHMRRFGEARTYAAGEHIVTAGTVSPGLIVILSGKVEITQAGLGPREAIVTHGPGNFIGELAQLSSRPSLVNAEAASPVEAIVIPSQRLRDLMVQEANLGERVMRALILRRVGLLESGVSGPVIIGPPGNGDVLRLEGFLRRSGLPHRALDSETDPCAKTLIERFRVDPHHLPIVLCPNGKLLHNPGESDLARCVGLLRPVDADKVYDVAIVGAGPAGLAAAVYAASEGLSTIVLDCRAFGGQAGASARIENYLGFPTGITGMALMARAYNQAQKFGVEMVIPDEVKLLGADDDVSGYRLDVGDGETVRTRTVVIASGARYRRLDVANLAEFEGTSVHYWASPIEARLCRDQEVALVGAGNSAGQAAVYLASQVRKVTLLARRDSLNATMSRYLVERIEAQPNIEVQPETEIVALDGHDGNLDHVRWRNRAAGVETTRPIRHLFLFIGADPNTDWLAKCNVALDAKGFIRTGPDVAPGHGLMETSRGGVFAIGDVRCGSTKRVAAAVGEGAQVVAALHAYLARNGRAA, translated from the coding sequence ATGGCCCCTGCCGTCAGCCCGACCATCGCCGCCCGTCGCGACCAGATGTTTCCCGCCCTCGCCGACGCGGATATCGAACACATGCGCCGCTTCGGCGAAGCGCGAACCTATGCCGCCGGCGAGCATATCGTCACCGCCGGCACGGTTTCGCCCGGGCTGATCGTCATCCTGTCGGGCAAGGTCGAGATCACACAGGCCGGGCTCGGCCCGCGCGAAGCGATCGTCACCCACGGACCGGGCAACTTCATCGGCGAGCTGGCGCAGCTTTCGAGCCGTCCGTCGCTGGTCAATGCCGAAGCAGCCTCGCCGGTCGAGGCCATCGTCATCCCCTCGCAGCGGCTGCGCGACCTGATGGTGCAGGAGGCGAACCTCGGCGAGCGCGTCATGCGGGCATTGATCCTGCGCCGCGTCGGCCTGCTTGAAAGCGGCGTCAGCGGGCCGGTGATCATCGGCCCGCCCGGCAATGGCGACGTGCTGCGGCTTGAGGGGTTTCTGCGCCGCAGCGGGCTACCCCACCGCGCGCTCGACTCCGAAACCGATCCTTGCGCCAAGACTCTGATCGAGCGTTTCCGTGTCGATCCGCACCATCTGCCGATCGTGCTCTGCCCGAACGGCAAGCTGCTGCACAATCCGGGCGAAAGCGACCTCGCCCGCTGCGTCGGGCTGCTGCGGCCGGTCGATGCCGACAAAGTCTACGACGTGGCGATTGTCGGCGCCGGCCCCGCGGGGCTGGCGGCCGCGGTCTATGCCGCCTCCGAGGGGCTGTCGACGATCGTGCTCGACTGCCGCGCCTTCGGCGGGCAGGCGGGCGCTTCCGCTCGTATCGAGAACTATCTCGGCTTCCCGACCGGCATCACGGGCATGGCGCTGATGGCGCGCGCCTACAACCAGGCGCAAAAATTCGGTGTCGAGATGGTGATCCCCGACGAGGTGAAGCTGCTCGGCGCCGACGACGACGTGTCCGGCTACAGGCTCGATGTCGGCGACGGCGAGACGGTGCGCACGCGCACGGTGGTGATCGCCAGCGGGGCGCGCTACCGCCGCCTCGATGTCGCCAACCTTGCAGAGTTCGAGGGCACGTCCGTGCATTATTGGGCCTCGCCCATCGAAGCGCGGCTTTGCCGGGACCAGGAAGTGGCGCTTGTCGGCGCCGGCAATTCGGCCGGCCAGGCGGCGGTCTATCTGGCGAGCCAGGTGCGCAAGGTGACGCTTCTGGCGCGCCGCGACAGCCTCAATGCCACCATGTCGCGCTACCTGGTCGAGCGCATCGAGGCGCAGCCGAACATCGAGGTGCAGCCCGAGACCGAGATCGTGGCGCTCGACGGCCACGACGGCAATCTCGACCATGTACGCTGGCGGAACCGGGCAGCCGGCGTCGAGACGACGCGCCCCATACGCCACCTCTTCCTGTTCATCGGCGCCGATCCGAACACCGACTGGCTGGCGAAATGCAATGTGGCGCTCGACGCCAAGGGTTTCATTCGCACCGGACCGGACGTGGCGCCGGGACACGGCCTGATGGAAACGAGCCGCGGCGGCGTGTTCGCCATCGGCGACGTGCGCTGCGGCTCGACCAAGCGGGTCGCCGCCGCCGTCGGCGAAGGCGCCCAGGTGGTGGCGGCATTGCATGCCTATCTTGCGCGGAACGGCCGCGCGGCTTGA
- a CDS encoding D-amino acid dehydrogenase, with translation MRVIVLGGGVVGVTTAYQLQKDGHKVVILERQPQVAAETSWGNAGMIAPGHSFVWSSPSAPMILLKSLMLKDQALRFRLSADPRLYSWSWLFLMECTAEKARRNTLLKHRLAAYSQSVLREVIADEAIDYDRNDRGILYFHRSQQALDKGVEHMKLLETDGQEIRLLDREGVVALDPSLASAREKIAGGIYCPTDETGDPAKFTRALAAKIAGRGGEIQTGTTITGIETSGDGVTQVRTDKGAVKGDAYVLALGSYSPLIAKTIGISLPIYPIKGYSLTIPIGNRPHPPTIAAIDEHNLVAVSRFGDRIRVTATAEFAGYDTSHKPADFAFMKGVTQELYPEGADYDRAEMWAGLRPMTPNNLPEFGRRRLGNLYLNTGHGHIGWTMSHGSARITADLIAGRPPAISMDGLLN, from the coding sequence ATGCGCGTGATCGTGTTGGGTGGCGGCGTTGTCGGCGTCACCACTGCCTACCAGCTGCAGAAGGATGGGCACAAGGTGGTCATCCTCGAGCGTCAGCCTCAGGTCGCCGCCGAGACCAGCTGGGGCAATGCCGGCATGATCGCGCCCGGACATTCCTTCGTCTGGTCGTCGCCCAGCGCGCCGATGATCCTGTTGAAATCGCTGATGCTGAAGGATCAGGCGCTGCGCTTCAGGCTCTCGGCCGATCCCAGGCTCTACAGCTGGTCGTGGCTCTTCCTGATGGAATGCACGGCCGAGAAGGCCAGGCGCAACACGCTGCTCAAGCATCGCCTTGCCGCCTATTCGCAGAGCGTGCTGCGCGAGGTGATTGCCGACGAGGCGATCGACTACGACCGCAACGACCGCGGCATCCTGTATTTCCATCGCAGCCAGCAGGCGCTCGACAAGGGTGTCGAGCACATGAAGCTCCTGGAAACGGACGGGCAGGAGATCAGGTTGCTGGATCGCGAGGGCGTCGTGGCACTCGATCCGTCGCTGGCCTCGGCGCGGGAAAAGATCGCCGGCGGCATCTATTGCCCGACCGACGAGACCGGCGACCCGGCGAAGTTCACCCGGGCACTGGCGGCGAAGATCGCCGGGCGCGGCGGCGAGATCCAAACCGGCACCACCATCACCGGCATCGAGACCTCGGGCGACGGCGTGACCCAGGTGCGGACCGACAAGGGCGCGGTCAAGGGCGATGCCTATGTGCTGGCGCTTGGCTCCTACAGCCCGTTGATTGCAAAAACGATCGGCATCAGCCTGCCGATCTATCCGATCAAGGGCTATTCGCTGACCATTCCGATCGGCAACCGGCCGCATCCGCCGACCATCGCCGCGATAGACGAGCACAATCTGGTCGCCGTCTCGCGCTTCGGCGACCGCATCCGCGTCACCGCCACGGCGGAATTTGCCGGCTACGACACCAGCCACAAGCCGGCCGATTTCGCCTTCATGAAGGGTGTGACGCAGGAGCTTTATCCCGAGGGCGCCGACTACGACCGCGCCGAGATGTGGGCGGGCCTGCGGCCGATGACGCCGAACAACCTGCCCGAATTCGGCCGGCGGCGCCTCGGCAACCTCTATCTCAACACCGGGCACGGCCATATCGGCTGGACCATGTCGCATGGCTCGGCCCGCATCACCGCCGACCTGATCGCCGGCCGCCCGCCGGCCATATCCATGGATGGACTTTTGAACTGA
- a CDS encoding cysteine hydrolase, whose translation MIRSSDGIEIPTSLAEWCDPRRMALVVYDMQVGICRQVEGAAAIVERTGIVLEAARSAGMRVAFTRHLSLPKTWMGATQLRTAMAWQRRDDPDAVEPWFLRDADATQIVPELAPRADEAIFDKLTMSAFDSTALGFALRDCGVRAIALAGIAMEIGIEPTVRQAADNGFVAVVIEDACGFGNKEASGRSMATLRFLGEAIVTDVAGFRGALADAL comes from the coding sequence ATGATCCGCTCCAGCGACGGGATCGAGATCCCGACCAGCCTGGCGGAATGGTGCGATCCGCGCCGCATGGCGCTGGTGGTCTACGACATGCAGGTCGGCATCTGCCGCCAGGTCGAGGGCGCCGCGGCAATCGTCGAGCGCACCGGCATCGTACTGGAAGCGGCCCGCTCGGCCGGCATGCGCGTGGCCTTCACGCGCCATCTGTCGCTGCCGAAGACATGGATGGGCGCCACGCAATTGCGCACCGCCATGGCCTGGCAGCGGCGCGATGACCCCGACGCGGTCGAGCCCTGGTTCCTGCGCGACGCCGACGCGACGCAGATCGTGCCAGAACTCGCGCCGCGCGCGGACGAAGCGATATTCGACAAGCTCACGATGTCGGCTTTCGATTCCACCGCGCTCGGCTTTGCGCTACGTGACTGCGGCGTGCGCGCGATCGCCCTTGCCGGCATCGCCATGGAGATCGGCATCGAACCGACGGTGCGGCAGGCGGCCGACAACGGTTTCGTGGCCGTGGTCATCGAGGATGCCTGCGGCTTCGGCAACAAGGAGGCTAGCGGCCGCTCGATGGCGACGCTGCGCTTCCTTGGCGAAGCCATCGTCACCGATGTCGCCGGCTTTCGCGGCGCGCTTGCCGATGCTCTTTGA
- a CDS encoding helix-turn-helix domain-containing protein — MTQRGRLYGCPVEFALDALGGKWKTVILARIKEQPLRYSELRRMTPSLSDKMLTQRLADLVEIGFVTLESSPDGKGRYTLTERGRDLAAALQALYDWGDVHGRAEGVRFRTDIEAAA, encoded by the coding sequence ATGACACAACGTGGTAGACTTTATGGCTGCCCGGTCGAGTTCGCCCTCGACGCTTTGGGCGGCAAGTGGAAGACGGTGATCCTGGCGCGGATCAAGGAACAACCGTTGCGCTACTCCGAATTGCGCCGGATGACCCCATCGCTTTCCGACAAGATGCTGACGCAGCGCCTGGCCGATCTCGTCGAGATCGGTTTCGTCACGCTGGAGTCCTCGCCCGATGGCAAGGGACGCTACACGCTGACGGAGCGCGGCCGCGATCTCGCCGCCGCGCTTCAGGCGCTCTACGACTGGGGCGACGTACATGGCCGCGCCGAGGGTGTGCGCTTCCGCACCGACATCGAGGCGGCCGCCTAA